aataaggaaaaaggaGAGTTTTtgtccctttttttgtttggttattGTTTGTTCTACGGGGTTTATATGTTATGTAAATTCTTCTCCCTCATTGAGAACATGGTTGTTTcttaaacttgaaaaaaaaaaaaaacagaaaatagagGAAAGAATCTGTAATTATAATAAGTTTTGCCTCAATATGCTAACTTTCTTTCAAAACATCACACGTTGTTAGTCACTTATTGTTAGTGCATTACAGAAAGGAAAGAAGTAACCATAGTTTGATGGTCAGTCCTGGTTGGATCAAACTATCTCTTtaccatttaattaataatcaattattattaaatgAGTTTATAATTTTTCCTTTGCCAAGTGATAGAATCATGAATTAATCCACAATCAGAAAACTCGCATAAAATGGAATAgcactgttttgctatcttCAATCAATCATAAACTAACATATAAAAAAGTTATTATGCGTGGTATGTCATGACCGGACAGAATAGCAAAATAGTACTATTCCTGtgtttacacaaatatttcATGATTCACGAGAACTAAACCATACATAATGATTTCTAGACAATCCGAGAAAAGGATTTGGATAAGCAATACAAGGACCCTTTATCTCTGAAAGGGAGTCCAATGTGTTTAAAATTAACCCATATCACatcaactttttctttaaacataGATGACATCATTTCAGAGCATCTTCAAAGGAAGATGTCAAATACCaacctttttaaaaatacttataaattaattataaaatgtacacacacatataatatatttaaaaacaatCCATCTCCACGTTGGTTAGACttatgttaaaataaaataaaaatttaggaattttgtTCGAgcacaattttttatttatttaagaaacTACAATTAGAGAGATATAtgtataaacaaaaattgaatgtgaatagaaggaaaaaaggcTGAAAAGGACATTTAAAAAGAGCACCATAATGAAGTGAAGTGacatgaagaaagaagaagaaaagagaaaaacaataaaCGAAACcaaatgaagtgaagtgacatgaagaaaaaaaaaacaaaatagagaaaagtattaaacaaaaagaaaaagcaaaaacatgatctgcaaagaaataatcaaataatcaCATACCgtatcaaaaatcaaaaaatcaattgacatCTCCAGCATCTTACGTTAAATTTGACAGCAGAGGTTTCAGATGCTTTTTCACATAAATGTAGCATTTCCGTTGTAGTAAATTTCGGCTAGGTTTTTTACCCGTTAAATGTGCCACATAagatttagttttttttttttgatttatgGGAAATGGGGTCCCGAATTTGTGATATCCTTCTTATTATTAAAATGCTCTTATGCTTTTACGAGTATTTGTTTTTACACTCGAAGtcctaaatatctcttttgaATGCGTTACCAAACTGCATTATTCGAAGAGTTATTTTGGCGTTTGAGCATGATGACAAGTCTAGTCAATAAGAAACCTCGGCCACAAGTTAGAATTTGGAATCGTAGAGATAAAAACAGGATGAACCCATACCCCAAGTTAGAATTTGGATTGGGTTTGATAAGGAAatagacaaaaaaaatcacatgcAATTGCCTTACATGAATGTTATATATGAGCAAATAGACAAAAATCAAACATTTATTGGTTGACTCTTATCATAGCTGAGCTTGAGCTTGACTACACATTAATGtgaaatgtttttattttatatttttttaaatatcccTGGCAAGTCTGAGAATTTAATGTGAATGGGGGGCGAAAAAAGGAAATCAGCAATGTGACAGAAACTCCCGTCACCCAAACATGCCATAAAGCTTTCTTGCTTTTCACCTTTCCCATTATAGAATGGGAAAATTCTgacagaaataaaaaatactatAATGGGAAACTAGGATAAACGGCTATTTTTCCTGTAAATTATATAGAACTGAGGAATCTATCATTCACTCTCATATTCCTAACAATTCGATCTAAGATACCGTTACATAAAGTCAAGTGTTCTTGACTCACTTTTGAGGATCTTCTCGTTATTTCACGTCATATTCTTTATAAAAAGTGATTCTAAACGTCAATAAAAAAGCATGGAACGAGCTTTTAAactcaaatattttttatgtttaaacACTCACAAGTATGAAAATATCCGAATTTATTATATCACTAGACGAAAAACTAGTCAATTAACTATATGTATGCAAGTGTAAATTATCGTTCTAAGTCTGTGCCATTAGACCTTAAACTCAATGATATACAGTCCAATAGAAAAATTGGCATCCCATGCTAACAGGCATATACATTTGCCAATATAAAGTGGGTTACTTAGAAAATCTAGatttgaattaaaataatatggcCCTACACATTATTTTACCCTTTGTCAACATCATGGAATTTTACATAGCGTAAAGCTGACAGATCTTAATCTGGCTTAGCAACTTGGGCATTACAGTAAACTAGTATTTAATCACGCTTACTGGGGGATGGGGTAGATTCCTTTAGATTCCACAGCATGTTCCTAGTGGAAGCTTTGCCACACTAGTTAATATAATAATACTAGtattgtgttgtgtgtgtgagtttaatctgctatcgcccctttcaataggaaaggacatcaaaaaaaaaaaaaaaaaaaaaaaaaaaaaaaaaaaaaaaaaaaaaaaaaaaaaaaaaatactagtATTATTGGAAAGGACCCTCTGATCTGCACCAATACTATATATACACGTGGTTGTGACCCCGATCGTCCAGATAcctagttttttatttttttattttttgggtcagaAAATACCTTGTTATAGTCTCATTCTAGATACTCTTCATTTCTGTAAATTACAcatatgtataaaaataattaatcgaaaacattaaaataaaaaaaacttatacatatatatactgaTATTTTACATAAATATAGAAGTTCTTACTTATAAGGAAAGGAGGAaagtatttttgtttgtgatatttgtgtttcaattcaagaaagtactcaaaaataatatttgtcaTGTTGAAGAAGCACATCTTGTGTGTGCCAGAGGACATCCAGATTTGCGTGCTCATTCTTCAAATCTTCAGATCTCGTGTGATGTTATTTTAAGAGACAACACGTGACCGAAGacataataatatattaagaAAACATTTTTCATCAAATGACAAAGCAATTGATTTAGTATTCTGTCggtgtgtttttgtttttgtgacCCACTCCATTTTGTAGCTCATGATCAAAACCATTTAGTTTGTAAGCATCAACTCGATGATATCTTCGGATTTGAACATTTGATTTCTTCCAACAATGTAAAGTAGACGAGTACAACTAATTATCCATATCTCTAAGTTGTGTTTAACAAAGACATGACGCTCATGAGAGTGTATTAGTCAACCCTCCACTACACCTAAAACTTACCATCCTTCCCTACCAATTGTAgtaattcaaattataataattaaccCCCTTAGTGCATGAGAAAGACTTTCCCGATTAATAACGTTATGATATGCATTATGTTGTATAGCATTATCGACATagaataatataataatattattatccTCATTACAATTAAATTCTTCTGCTAGTGCACACCGTATCGAAATATCACCTATAAATGTGTAGTGTTTTTATTACTTACTATATAAAGCTATATTTCGGGCTCCAAAGCACGTTGGGGTCAGAATTCAGCTCATCACACTAGACTAGACATAATGAAAGTGACTCTTTGTGGCGTGCACCAAAATCCAATGGGGTTGTGGCCATGCCACAAAAgtgaaataaataattatgcaATGTATAGTACGGTCGTTGGCATTGGAAAAGATAGCATCAAGATACATTATTAACCGTGAGTGTCAAATAGCATGAGGAAGGGTTTCTATATAAGCAGAGGTAGGACAACTCCGGTAGGCAGGCTTTGTGTCGACTCAGCAATTTACACTTGTATTTGTCCGATCAATCGTTATAAAATACCGACTTAGACATCGAAGACTCTTTGTTACTATATTCTTAAGAGTTCTTCAGCTcgtgtactttttttttatatctcaAGCTGGGTGGTTCGTGAGCAATCTTTTGTAAACACTAATGTAAATTTGTGGCTATTAGAGTAGTAGGAAAGGGTCACTGTTTTGGTGCCGTGGCATTGAAATGATATCCGTGACTTTTGGCCTTTTTTTGGTAGTGCAATCATCCAAAATGGTCCTTATACTTGTTTGGGAACAATTGCCACTTTCATTATTGTTTTACCAATATCTGTAGGATTTTCTGAATGGGTTGGGTGTGATTAGTATCTAAGCACTTCCTTGAACATCACACAAATTCCTCAAAATTTAACCACACATATATAAGATATAATTCTCTCAGTCTCTCTAACCAAATGGGATAAAATTAGAGCAGGGAGAAGTAAGAGCAGAGTAAAAGATTTGAATATCAGAACAAAGACATAAGAGGAGGGCCAGGctacaaaagaaaatggagtACAGTCTGTTCTACCAAACTACTCCACTAACCCATTCTACATTACAATATGTATGCCATCCGCTAGACATACCATGACTTATCTCCCCTTTCCTCCATTCTAGCAActcaaaactctctctctctctctctctctctctctctctctctctccttttcgAAGGAAAAAATATCCTttcctataaaataaaattttaaaatgaaatagaaaaaggaaaacccaCAAAAGAACTGTGccaaactatatatatatatactctcTCCTACACACTAAATCATCACACACTTCTACTCTCACAGCCATGGCAACCCTATCCTTTGTTGCCTTCTCACTAtgcctcctcttcttctccttagCCCAAGGCCTCAGCAACAATCCCCAGTGTAGTGAGGCCAAAGACCAGGGCTCTAACCTCCAAGTCTTCCATGTCTACAGCCCATGCTCTCCTTTCAGACCCACCAAGCCAATGTCATGGGAGGAGAGTGTGCTCCAAATGCAGGCCAAGGACCAGGCCAGGCTCCAGTTCTTGTCCAGCCTCGTGGCCAGGAAATCGGTTGTTCCGATTGCCTCCGGCAGGCAGATAATTCAGAGCCCTACGTACATTGTGAGGGCCAAGATTGGCACCCCACCTCAGACCTTGCTCTTGGCTGTCGATACTAGCAATGATGCTGCTTGGGTCCCATGTAACGGCTGCGTTGGCTGCGGCTTCAATGTCTTTAATTCTGCCAAATCCACAACCTACAAGACCCTCGGTTGCCAAACTGCTCAGTGCAAGCAGGTAaatcatattttgttattttctaattaCTTTAAATTAAAGAACCTTCTCTTTAAACTGTAAGTAGACACTTTGACATGTTATGTTTAACaattaaaatgtaaatatGGACCGTTCATCAAGTGACAATTTATTTCAATATGCGACTTATAGTGATAGCTAGACAAAGTAACATCTTAAATATGTGTcaagttttcctttttaggTATAGTTCAGCTAAGCATATCTAGTAtctattttaattatgcttcAGAGAAACTAGATCTATCACACGGTTTAATAATGAATCAGATCTCTTAAAGTAGATCCTCTTTTATAAATCTATTTTAATGGGTTAATAATATGTCTACTTTATCAAAATGGGGCAAAATGATACACTAACATGCATGTGAACTCTTCAGGTACCCAACCCCACCTGCTTAGGGAGCACCTGCAGCTTCAACACCAGCTACGGCAGCTCCACCCTAGCCGCAAACCTCTCACAAGAAACCTTCACCCTAGCCACCGACGCCATCCCCGGGTACACCTTTGGTTGCCTCCAGAAGACCACTGGCAGCTCCGTGCCGCCGCAGGGTCTTCTGGGCCTGGGCCGGGGCCCATTATCCCTTCTATCTCAGACCCAAAACCTCTACCAATCTACATTCTCATACTGCCTACCTAGCTTCAAGTCCCTAAACTTTTCTGGGTCATTGAGGCTTGGACCCGTTGGGCAACCCAAGAGGATCAAGTACACCCCACTGCTCAAGAACCCTAGAAGATCATCACTCTACTATGTGAACTTAAATGCAATTAGGGTTGGTAGGAGAATTGTGGATATCCCTCCTGCTGCCTTGGCTTTCAATCCCACAACCGGTGCAGGGACCATCATTGATTCAGGTAACActttaaattttgttcttataaGAATTTTGGTCATGAATGCTATTTTGGACCATTGCTGAGAATGTGGTCTAGTCACGGAGTTGATATTTAAATGTACATTTTCTGTGATCATGTGACTAGCCCACATGTCTACAGGACCCCTCTTGGACTTGGATTTGGTTTTAACCCTAGAGACAAAACTTCCCTTGCTCAAATTATAATTGTCCTATTGTTATGCCGTGTCTCTCGGttggtttcatttttgtgaaaatttgattgGCCTAGTTAATGTATTTTAATGTTATAAGTTAGACATGTTTAACTTTTTAAAGTGGCCATACATGATTAGAAACACTTTTAAGTCAAAAAGCTTGTGACTTAATCATGCATTTGCCACTGATTAGTTATAATAGTATAGACCCAAATTTCGAGATCCCTATGTGAAcatgattttttctttatagtCGAGTGCTAAAGCATTTATCTCACTTTTGTAATACAAACTTTTTAAactaaagtttcttttttctctctaatCAGGCACCGTATTCACCCGGCTAGTGGAACCGGCCTACGTAGCAGTACGAAACGAGTTCCGCAGGCGGGTCGGTAAATACCCATTTCAAACCCTAGGCGGGTTCGACACCTGCTATTCCGTGCCCTTTGTTGTACCTACCATAACGTTCATGTTCTCAGGCATGAACGTGACACTGCCTGAAGACAACATTGTAATCCACAGCACAGCTGGGAGCATCACATGTCTAGCCATGGCAGCGGCACCAGACAACGTGAACTCTGTGCTCAATGTGATTGCCAATATGCAGCAGCAGAACCACAGGGTGCTCATTGATGTGCCCAATTCAAGGCTTGGGGTGGCCCGTGAGCGCTGCACTTGAATCTTTTGTTTGGTTCCCAAGTCCCATGaccatgtttggtaaactagGGTTAGCTTAGTACCTGTactattttgttgttttaacTTTGGATTGGGGTTGTGGCTTTGTTGGGGTATTTTGGCCTATATGTCAGAGTTTTAAATTAATTGCTGACTGACTGTGAAGGTCTTCTCTAAAAGTGATCTGTAGCAGAAGTCCAGATTTCAAGTGATTTGTAGCTTTGTACCGACATATATCACGAGAAAGGGATCTGTAGCTTTGTGTCCTTTCTCATTTGTGATTGAGATTTGTTAGATAGGCGGTCGTACAATGTCACGGGTTATTTTGCAAAAGGCTTGCAAGAACCCTGTATCCAAGGGTTTTGATTTCAATAAATTTCAGTAATAATTTTTCTGTTGTTTGAGCTTTTGATTAAATAGTTCAGATTTGCTTATAAGGAAACTATTTTGCTTCACTttttttgatataaaaatctTACATGGAAAAGGAGTCCAATCATTAACATATCTAATCCGATTCAGGACTCATTTcactacatatatatactctCACTTAAGCTGACTACAAAGGACTTAATTGTTTTTGCATCACTCTACATTTTACATGTTTCAATTGCTATATGTATAGATAGGGCAGGTCAAAAAACCCATAATTAAGTAAGGCGTTGACTAACCACTCTTAGAGACAAGTTGGTTCTAGCTGATGCATTCCTTAGGTTGGAAAAAGCCCGTAATTAAGTAGGGCGTTGACTAACCACTCTCAGAGACAAGTTGGTTAGAGCTGACCTATTCCTTAGGTTGGAAAAAGTCTGTAATTAAGTAGGGCGTTGACTAACCACTCTCAAAGACAAGTTAGTCCGAGCTGACTCATTTTACAGGCTTAACAATGAGTAATCTCCTTAGCTAGGTAAGTTGATACATTAGATATTACGCAAAGCTTTAGCCCGTTGGAGTTTCCAATAGGGTTTCCACCTAGGGATCTAGGCTAGCATAGGTCAATGCTATAAACTAATAGAGTGCGTAGGAGATGATATAACACTATAGATTTAACATGGTTGTACCGTTATATTAAGTGCCAGTTTGGCATTACTTATTTgaggtgataagtgatttttaaaaaaaattgagaagcCCAGCCCGTTTAGTAAACTAtgaaaaaatcacttattgttaaaaattgccgtaagagaaagctataaggaaaagcagctaatgaagtgttttcattttctgattatgtagGAATCGGTTTTGAAGAGGCGCTgtgtttaatgattatgcggcaatcattttctgattatgcggcaatcattttctgattatacGAGGAAtcagtaccaacaacacttttaacaaaaagtttaccaaacgccaaactgctttctctcaaAGCTGATTTCTCTTACAGCAACTCTAACTGCAAATTATTTTaacagcacagcaatgccaaacagGCCCTAAGTTTGTAAAGAATGATTTAAAGGAGATGGATGTTGtttcaaaaaagaagacaatttGTAAAACAACAGTATACATGttaataatttgttttctgaaattttaggCCACAAATTCCATGGTACAAACAAAGCATGTTTCTCTCCAGCTCCGGCCCAGATGCATTGTGTCGTCTTGTTTTGCTACTTCACTCCTGGAAGGCTGAAACCTCAACTCAACTTCTAACAACGTCAGCCCATTTCATTACCCAATAGATTAGGGCCCCCGTCGTCCCATTTCTTATATAAGTCGCTGTCCCGCGTTTGGTGATTTCGGCTCCTTAAAAACACTTCCAAACGTAGAGGTGGTTGAAGTAACAACCTCCATccaaatacatatataataaggAAAATTTATAGGAAATGAGCTATTTCTCATTGATACCTATTTAGATTTATTTGcaaatatatatcaaattaGTATCCAACCTTCAAAATTTTGCATATTACCTTAATTGAAGGAAAACATACAATAAACCCGCCGACCTGTTTCATTTAAACTCGTGCTTTTAACGTTTTCGTGCCGTGTAGGGCCAGTCCATTTAATTTATCGGGTCGGGTCGTGCCGTGCTAGCCCATTTAGTAAAATCATTGATCCCGGCCAGGCCCAAAGCTCATGTCCACATTGAAACGGGCCGGGCTGGGTCAGGCTTGTGCCCATGCTCGTGCTCGTGCCATACTTGGGCCCAAGAATCAActcatttaatttgaatttttttcacttaatttttttttcccactagataattcaaattataaacattaaaaatataattaaatgcaagaaatgatgaactatttgaaaacattaatcaatcaaacatccaaacaatatgaaaatgGCGGAGGGCAAAAAGTATCCAACTCCACAAAGTCCActtcaaattttcatctttaaacaacttattattttatatgtgaaGAAATGTCTTGCTTTGATTATAAAAGAAGTGCATATGTCATATGTACTGATTAAATATCAAGTCCAatattgtttaattaatttgaagttgatatgtttatgattatataaataataaaaaaaaccatataaaCAATGACATTATATGTCAAATTATTACATTTGCTTGAAGCGGGCTTGGACTCGTGGCGGGCTTGGACTCGTGCCGTGCTTGAAGTGGGCTCAAGCCAAGCCCAGCTCATGTCGGGTCATGGACCGGCCTAGTTCATTAGACCTCATTTTTTGATCCTTGCCTGGCCCAAGTTTTCGTATCGTGCCGAACACGGCCCATTAATATTCGTACTCGTGCCGTGCCGTGCCTCATTTAAAAAGACTGAGCGCGTGATGTACTGGGCCGACCCGTTCCATTTGACACTTCT
The Prunus dulcis chromosome 2, ALMONDv2, whole genome shotgun sequence DNA segment above includes these coding regions:
- the LOC117617757 gene encoding aspartyl protease AED3-like, with translation MATLSFVAFSLCLLFFSLAQGLSNNPQCSEAKDQGSNLQVFHVYSPCSPFRPTKPMSWEESVLQMQAKDQARLQFLSSLVARKSVVPIASGRQIIQSPTYIVRAKIGTPPQTLLLAVDTSNDAAWVPCNGCVGCGFNVFNSAKSTTYKTLGCQTAQCKQVPNPTCLGSTCSFNTSYGSSTLAANLSQETFTLATDAIPGYTFGCLQKTTGSSVPPQGLLGLGRGPLSLLSQTQNLYQSTFSYCLPSFKSLNFSGSLRLGPVGQPKRIKYTPLLKNPRRSSLYYVNLNAIRVGRRIVDIPPAALAFNPTTGAGTIIDSGTVFTRLVEPAYVAVRNEFRRRVGKYPFQTLGGFDTCYSVPFVVPTITFMFSGMNVTLPEDNIVIHSTAGSITCLAMAAAPDNVNSVLNVIANMQQQNHRVLIDVPNSRLGVARERCT